The Lonsdalea populi genome window below encodes:
- the yacL gene encoding protein YacL yields MDYEFLRDVTGVVIVRMSMGHEAVGHWLNEEVNGQLAVLDEVEAGARSVVGSERQWQLQGHEYSLLLDEEEVIIRANQLSLTCNEMEEGMSYYDEESLSLCGLEDFLTLLAKYRQFIQRR; encoded by the coding sequence ATGGACTATGAATTTTTGCGTGATGTCACCGGCGTGGTCATCGTGCGTATGTCGATGGGACATGAGGCCGTTGGGCACTGGCTGAATGAAGAAGTCAACGGTCAGTTGGCGGTGCTGGATGAGGTGGAAGCCGGCGCGCGTTCGGTGGTCGGCAGCGAACGTCAGTGGCAGTTGCAGGGGCATGAATATTCCCTGCTGTTGGATGAAGAAGAGGTCATCATCCGCGCCAATCAGCTCTCTTTAACCTGCAATGAGATGGAAGAGGGGATGAGTTACTACGATGAGGAGAGCCTGTCTTTGTGCGGGCTGGAGGATTTCCTCACTCTTCTCGCGAAATACCGGCAGTTTATTCAAAGGCGGTAA
- a CDS encoding SemiSWEET family sugar transporter: protein MKKNITIVAGTMVAAAAAIATLYRWPIALGGLAAWVTTGSFFLQVLHIIRNKDTTGISLGMYAALFFGVTSWTAYGFNIQDIPVMTANGITAVLAMVVIVLKLYHEREIKPSRRHTIKVTPMPSRRRMPVADPLNKQL, encoded by the coding sequence ATGAAGAAGAACATTACGATTGTTGCAGGAACGATGGTGGCGGCCGCCGCCGCGATCGCCACGCTCTATCGCTGGCCGATAGCGCTGGGCGGTCTTGCCGCCTGGGTGACTACCGGCTCTTTCTTTCTGCAGGTGCTGCACATCATCCGCAATAAAGACACGACCGGCATCTCTCTCGGGATGTATGCCGCCCTGTTTTTCGGGGTGACGTCGTGGACTGCATACGGCTTCAACATCCAGGACATTCCTGTCATGACGGCCAACGGCATTACCGCCGTGCTGGCTATGGTGGTTATCGTTCTGAAGCTTTACCATGAACGTGAAATCAAGCCCTCGCGCCGCCATACCATCAAGGTAACACCGATGCCTTCGCGTCGCCGTATGCCGGTCGCCGACCCGCTAAACAAACAGCTGTAG
- the dalD gene encoding D-arabinitol 4-dehydrogenase — MPISTTDSSIWLHLGASAFFRSHQAWYLNQLQKQGNERWHMALSNIRNSSTQETLQQLKSQNGLYTLETISPDGEHTYETIDAVDQIILWDSQLASTVAIGTAPETKIISFTVTEGGYFLDDDGHLDLTHSAVQADLRDEGEINTLYGALTLILTTRQQQQSGPVTLLCCDNLLQNGDSFSQGLREFLVAKERQDLVEWMTDNTSAPNSMVDRITPKFDDALYARLKKQGITDDAAPLSAERFARWVIEDHFVSERPPLEEVGVEFVDDVTAVEEAKIRLLNASHSGIAWAGALQDKRYIDESLTPQITAWVRDYVMQDVLPALRSRGITHVQEDECESVLARFANRGVRDTVARVSSDSIAKLHGFIVPTLKDRYRQNEVPRATLRLPALFFLFMQQHHAGELPFSYEDRAIDSVDFDAIFSAEDPLIAFSQHPALFGSLRHHEALADQLSSAVEEVRAVLQPVSEGA, encoded by the coding sequence TTGCCTATATCAACTACAGATTCCTCTATTTGGCTTCATCTGGGTGCAAGCGCGTTCTTTCGATCGCATCAGGCTTGGTATCTTAACCAGCTGCAAAAGCAGGGCAACGAACGATGGCACATGGCGCTATCTAATATTCGAAATAGCTCAACGCAAGAAACGCTACAGCAGCTCAAGTCTCAGAACGGTCTCTACACGCTTGAAACGATTTCCCCTGACGGCGAACATACCTACGAAACGATAGACGCAGTCGATCAGATCATTCTTTGGGACAGCCAGTTAGCCTCCACGGTTGCCATAGGCACCGCCCCCGAGACAAAAATTATTTCTTTCACCGTTACCGAGGGAGGTTACTTCCTGGACGACGATGGCCACCTCGATCTTACCCACTCTGCGGTGCAGGCCGATCTTCGCGATGAAGGTGAAATAAATACTTTATATGGCGCATTGACGCTGATCTTGACCACCCGTCAGCAACAGCAAAGCGGACCGGTAACTCTGCTGTGCTGCGACAATCTGCTGCAAAATGGCGACAGTTTCTCGCAAGGTTTGCGTGAATTCCTTGTCGCCAAAGAACGCCAGGATCTCGTGGAGTGGATGACGGACAACACCTCCGCGCCGAACAGCATGGTAGACCGCATCACGCCTAAGTTTGACGACGCGCTTTATGCGCGTCTGAAAAAACAGGGCATTACCGACGACGCGGCTCCCCTTTCCGCCGAACGCTTCGCCCGCTGGGTGATCGAGGATCATTTCGTGAGCGAACGTCCGCCGCTGGAAGAGGTTGGCGTCGAATTCGTCGATGACGTCACGGCAGTAGAGGAAGCCAAAATCCGCCTGCTGAACGCCAGCCACAGCGGCATCGCCTGGGCCGGCGCTTTGCAGGACAAACGCTATATTGATGAAAGTTTAACGCCCCAGATCACGGCGTGGGTACGAGATTACGTGATGCAGGATGTATTGCCCGCGCTTCGCAGCCGCGGCATTACCCATGTGCAGGAAGATGAGTGCGAAAGCGTTCTCGCGCGCTTCGCCAACCGCGGCGTTCGCGATACCGTGGCCCGAGTCTCTTCGGATAGCATCGCCAAACTGCATGGCTTTATCGTGCCGACGCTGAAAGACCGGTATCGTCAGAATGAAGTCCCGCGAGCGACGCTGCGCCTGCCCGCGCTGTTTTTTCTCTTTATGCAGCAGCATCATGCTGGTGAATTGCCCTTCAGCTATGAAGATCGCGCCATCGACAGCGTCGACTTCGACGCGATTTTCTCAGCCGAAGATCCGCTGATCGCGTTCTCACAGCACCCCGCGCTGTTTGGTTCATTACGCCATCATGAAGCATTAGCTGACCAGCTGAGTTCCGCCGTTGAAGAAGTTCGCGCGGTGCTGCAGCCGGTGAGTGAAGGAGCATAA
- a CDS encoding GH12 family glycosyl hydrolase domain-containing protein: MKKTLGFASFAMVALLANGNTLAASTSTDGAKLYLPGGIDYVYNNTWGKSDVPNGQQAIYLNSAKDMGWSWSWINDINSVKGYPSIVHGWHWTKGYGTNTGLPIRLSENKNINTSAAWSFSNTSGTYNVSYDIWFHSDNKASWSSAPTDELMIWMNSTNASPAGSYVNTVTIGGIPWDVYKGKVSSWNVYSFVIKSNQTSANLNIKNFTDYLVNSKRWMSNTKYISSIEFGTELYKGSGTFKISKWSISIK; encoded by the coding sequence ATGAAAAAGACACTGGGTTTTGCCTCTTTTGCCATGGTTGCGTTACTCGCCAACGGCAACACACTGGCGGCATCCACTTCTACGGATGGCGCCAAACTGTATCTGCCCGGGGGTATTGATTATGTTTACAACAATACGTGGGGCAAGAGCGATGTGCCTAACGGACAACAGGCTATATACCTCAATAGTGCGAAGGATATGGGATGGTCGTGGTCGTGGATTAACGACATCAACTCGGTGAAGGGCTATCCTTCCATTGTACATGGATGGCACTGGACAAAGGGATACGGCACCAACACAGGCCTGCCGATTCGCCTGTCCGAAAACAAAAACATCAACACCTCAGCGGCATGGTCTTTCTCCAATACGTCAGGCACGTACAACGTCTCTTACGATATCTGGTTCCACTCAGACAACAAAGCAAGCTGGTCTTCCGCGCCGACCGATGAACTGATGATCTGGATGAACAGCACCAATGCCTCACCAGCCGGTAGCTATGTGAATACCGTCACCATCGGCGGCATTCCGTGGGATGTCTATAAAGGCAAGGTCAGCAGTTGGAACGTTTACTCGTTCGTGATCAAAAGCAACCAAACCTCCGCGAACCTCAATATCAAAAACTTCACGGACTATCTGGTCAACTCGAAGCGGTGGATGAGCAACACCAAATACATCAGCAGTATCGAATTCGGCACCGAGCTGTATAAGGGGTCAGGGACCTTTAAAATCTCCAAATGGAGCATAAGCATTAAATAA